In the Telopea speciosissima isolate NSW1024214 ecotype Mountain lineage chromosome 2, Tspe_v1, whole genome shotgun sequence genome, one interval contains:
- the LOC122652306 gene encoding leucine-rich repeat extensin-like protein 6, whose amino-acid sequence MLSSTSGFAIVILVIVAVSSTPINGDVSATPDSGVKCTPCEQHPPPPPPPSLPPPPPPPKNPYTQNCPPPPSSSGQSPPTPYYYITGPPGNLYPFDPYYSVSSRNSVAGIPLLVGCGLLGLLPFWRL is encoded by the coding sequence ATGTTGTCTTCAACAAGTGGATTCGCAATTGTGATTCTTGTGATCGTCGCTGTCTCTTCTACACCTATCAACGGCGACGTATCCGCGACGCCCGACTCCGGAGTCAAGTGTACACCATGTGAACAGCATCctccgccgccgccaccaccatcactgccaccaccaccgccgcctcCAAAGAATCCTTACACGCAGAACTGCCCTCCACCACCATCATCCTCAGGTCAATCACCACCGACTCCTTATTATTATATAACTGGTCCCCCAGGAAATTTGTATCCCTTCGACCCGTATTACTCTGTTTCTAGCCGGAATTCAGTTGCCGGAATTCCGCTTCTTGTTGGATGTGGACTGTTGGGATTGCTTCCTTTTTGGAGACTATGA